Proteins found in one Pseudomonas sp. P8_241 genomic segment:
- a CDS encoding cold-shock protein has protein sequence MSQRQSGTVKWFNDEKGFGFITPESGPDLFVHFRAIQGNGFKSLKEGQKVTFIAVQGQKGMQADEVQAEA, from the coding sequence ATGTCCCAACGTCAGAGCGGTACCGTCAAGTGGTTTAACGACGAGAAAGGTTTTGGTTTTATCACTCCTGAAAGCGGTCCGGATCTGTTCGTGCATTTCCGCGCCATCCAGGGCAACGGCTTCAAGAGCCTGAAAGAAGGCCAGAAAGTGACCTTCATCGCCGTGCAGGGCCAGAAAGGCATGCAGGCTGACGAAGTTCAAGCAGAAGCCTAA
- a CDS encoding RDD family protein, with protein sequence MSKHLLTPQGDFPVAGLGRRLAAMFYDFLLCTALLIVTSGIYKMVQMAIIGEEKMRTLTEAGALDGDPLLSTVLLFVLFGFFAKFWTYSGQTLGMQVWCIRVQNTDGSSISLWQALLRFVVSIASLLCVGLGFFWSLFDKQKRSWHDMYSNTQLVRIPKKTK encoded by the coding sequence ATGTCGAAACACCTGCTTACCCCTCAGGGCGACTTTCCTGTCGCAGGCCTGGGTCGTCGCCTGGCAGCGATGTTCTACGACTTTCTGTTGTGCACTGCCCTGCTGATCGTCACCAGCGGCATCTACAAGATGGTTCAGATGGCGATCATTGGCGAAGAAAAAATGCGCACCCTGACCGAAGCCGGGGCTCTGGATGGTGATCCTTTGCTCTCGACGGTCCTGCTGTTTGTACTGTTTGGGTTCTTCGCCAAGTTCTGGACGTATTCCGGCCAGACGCTTGGCATGCAGGTGTGGTGCATTCGGGTACAGAATACCGATGGTTCGTCCATCAGCCTGTGGCAGGCGCTACTGCGCTTTGTGGTGTCGATCGCCTCACTGCTGTGCGTTGGACTGGGGTTCTTCTGGTCGCTGTTCGACAAGCAGAAACGCAGCTGGCATGACATGTATTCAAATACGCAGCTGGTGCGGATTCCAAAGAAAACCAAGTAA
- the gcvT gene encoding glycine cleavage system aminomethyltransferase GcvT: MSTEQLLKTPLHALHIELGARMVPFAGYDMPVQYPLGVMKEHQHTRDKAGLFDVSHMGQIRLTGADAAKALETLVPVDIIDLPVGMQRYAMFTNETGGILDDLMVANLGNDELFLVVNAACKDQDLAHLRKHIGEQCTIEPLFEERALLALQGPAAVTVLARLAPTVAKMTFMQFARVNLLGADCFISRSGYTGEDGFEISVPAANAEALARALLAEPEVEAIGLGARDSLRLEAGLCLYGHDMNTDTTPIEASLLWAISKPRRADGARAGGYPGAENVFVQQQGGVSRKRVGLLPQERTPVREGAEIVNETGEIIGAVCSGGFGPTLAGPLAMGYVDSAYVALDTPVWAIVRGKKVPLLVSKMPFVPQRYYRG, translated from the coding sequence ATGTCCACCGAACAACTGTTGAAAACCCCCTTGCACGCCCTGCACATCGAACTCGGCGCGCGCATGGTGCCGTTCGCCGGTTATGACATGCCCGTGCAATACCCGTTGGGCGTGATGAAAGAACACCAGCACACTCGCGATAAGGCCGGGCTGTTCGATGTCTCCCACATGGGCCAGATCCGCCTGACAGGCGCTGACGCCGCCAAGGCCCTGGAAACCCTGGTGCCGGTGGACATCATCGACCTGCCGGTGGGCATGCAGCGCTACGCCATGTTTACCAACGAGACCGGCGGCATCCTCGACGACCTGATGGTTGCCAATCTGGGTAACGACGAACTGTTCCTGGTGGTCAACGCCGCCTGCAAGGATCAGGACCTGGCGCATCTGCGCAAGCACATCGGCGAACAGTGCACGATCGAACCCTTGTTCGAAGAACGAGCCCTGCTGGCCCTTCAAGGTCCTGCTGCCGTAACAGTACTGGCACGTCTGGCACCTACCGTTGCGAAGATGACGTTCATGCAGTTCGCCCGCGTCAACTTGCTGGGCGCGGATTGCTTCATCAGCCGCTCGGGATATACCGGCGAAGACGGTTTCGAAATTTCCGTGCCGGCGGCCAACGCAGAAGCCTTGGCGCGCGCCCTGCTGGCCGAACCGGAAGTGGAGGCCATTGGCCTTGGCGCTCGCGATTCCCTGCGCCTGGAGGCCGGCCTGTGCCTGTATGGCCACGACATGAACACCGACACCACCCCGATCGAAGCGAGCTTGCTGTGGGCGATTTCCAAACCGCGTCGTGCCGATGGCGCACGTGCCGGCGGCTACCCTGGCGCTGAAAACGTATTCGTCCAGCAGCAAGGCGGTGTCAGCCGTAAACGTGTTGGCCTGTTGCCGCAAGAACGCACCCCGGTGCGCGAAGGTGCCGAAATCGTCAACGAGACTGGCGAGATCATTGGCGCCGTCTGCAGCGGTGGTTTCGGGCCGACCCTGGCGGGTCCTTTGGCAATGGGTTACGTCGACAGCGCTTACGTCGCGCTGGACACACCTGTCTGGGCGATTGTTCGTGGGAAAAAGGTGCCTTTGCTGGTAAGCAAAATGCCATTTGTTCCTCAACGCTACTATCGCGGCTGA
- the nadA gene encoding quinolinate synthase NadA, translating into MTQISERLLVQAHLDAKQPKPLTADEEAYYRAAIAAELKAQDAVLVAHFYCDPVIQALAEETGGCVSDSLEMARFGNAHPARTVVVAGVKFMGETAKILNPEKRILMPTLEATCSLDLGCPVDEFSAFCDQHPERTVVVYANTSAAVKARADWVVTSSCALEIVESLMDNGETIIWGPDKHLGTYIQRKTGADMLLWDGACIVHEEFKSKQLEDMKALYPDAAILVHPESPTSVIELADAVGSTSQLIAAAQSLPNKTLIVATDRGIFYKMQQLCPDKVFIEAPTAGNGAACRSCAHCPWMAMNTLERTLKSLKEGANEIFVDPALIPQAIRPLKRMLDFTQAARMKLAGNA; encoded by the coding sequence ATGACGCAGATTTCCGAACGCCTTCTGGTTCAAGCCCACCTCGATGCCAAGCAGCCCAAGCCGCTGACCGCTGACGAAGAGGCTTACTATCGCGCCGCCATCGCTGCCGAGCTCAAGGCTCAGGACGCGGTGCTGGTTGCACACTTCTATTGCGATCCGGTGATTCAGGCCCTGGCCGAAGAAACCGGAGGCTGCGTTTCCGACTCGCTGGAAATGGCCCGTTTCGGCAACGCTCATCCGGCCAGGACAGTCGTTGTCGCCGGCGTGAAATTCATGGGTGAGACGGCAAAAATCCTCAACCCTGAAAAACGCATCCTCATGCCGACCCTGGAGGCGACCTGTTCGCTGGACCTGGGTTGCCCGGTCGATGAGTTTTCGGCGTTTTGCGATCAGCATCCGGAGCGCACGGTGGTGGTATATGCCAACACCTCCGCGGCGGTCAAAGCCCGGGCGGACTGGGTCGTGACTTCAAGCTGTGCCCTGGAGATCGTTGAAAGCCTGATGGATAACGGCGAAACCATCATCTGGGGCCCGGACAAGCACCTGGGCACCTACATTCAACGCAAGACCGGCGCCGACATGCTGCTGTGGGACGGTGCCTGCATCGTTCACGAAGAGTTCAAGTCCAAGCAGCTCGAAGACATGAAAGCGCTGTACCCGGATGCGGCGATCCTGGTGCACCCTGAATCGCCGACCTCGGTGATCGAACTGGCGGATGCCGTAGGCTCGACCAGTCAATTGATCGCGGCGGCACAGAGCCTGCCTAACAAGACGCTGATCGTCGCAACCGACCGCGGCATCTTCTACAAGATGCAGCAGCTGTGCCCGGACAAAGTCTTCATCGAAGCGCCTACGGCCGGTAACGGCGCCGCATGCCGCAGTTGCGCGCATTGCCCGTGGATGGCGATGAACACGCTTGAGCGCACGCTGAAGAGCTTGAAGGAAGGCGCGAATGAGATCTTTGTGGATCCGGCGCTGATTCCGCAGGCGATTCGCCCGCTGAAGCGGATGCTTGATTTCACTCAGGCTGCGCGGATGAAGCTGGCCGGTAACGCATAA
- a CDS encoding L-serine ammonia-lyase, whose amino-acid sequence MSLSVFDLFKIGIGPSSSHTVGPMRAAARFVEGLRRENLLEATASIKVELYGSLGATGKGHGSDKAVLLGLEGEHPDTVDTETVVARLQEIRSNGRLNLLGEHSIAFNEKEHLAMIRKPLAYHPNGMIFRAFDAAGLQIRSREYYSVGGGFVVDEDAAGADRIVEDTTPLTFPFKSAKDLLGHCVKYGLSISQVMLTNESAWRPEAETRAGLLKIWQVMQDCVAAGCRNEGILPGGLKVKRRAAALHRQLCKNPESSLRDPLSVLDWVNLYALAVNEENANGGRVVTAPTNGAAGIIPAVLHYYMRFIPGSNDDGVVRFLLTAAAIGILYKENASISGAEVGCQGEVGVACSMAAGALCEVLGGTVQQVENAAEIGMEHNLGLTCDPIGGLVQVPCIERNAMGSVKAINAVRMAMRGDGQHFVSLDKVIRTMRQTGADMKSKYKETARGGLAVNIIEC is encoded by the coding sequence ATGTCGTTAAGCGTGTTCGACCTGTTCAAGATTGGCATCGGCCCCTCCAGCTCCCACACCGTCGGCCCGATGCGCGCTGCTGCGCGCTTCGTCGAAGGTTTGCGCCGCGAAAACCTGCTTGAAGCCACCGCCAGCATCAAAGTCGAGCTGTATGGTTCTCTCGGCGCTACCGGCAAGGGGCACGGCAGCGACAAGGCTGTGCTGCTGGGCCTGGAAGGCGAACACCCGGACACCGTCGACACCGAAACCGTCGTAGCGCGCCTGCAAGAGATTCGCAGCAACGGTCGTTTGAACCTGCTCGGTGAACACAGCATTGCGTTCAACGAGAAAGAACACCTGGCGATGATTCGCAAACCGTTGGCCTATCACCCCAACGGCATGATCTTCCGCGCATTCGACGCCGCTGGGCTGCAAATCCGCAGCCGCGAGTACTACTCGGTCGGCGGCGGATTTGTGGTCGATGAGGACGCTGCCGGCGCCGACCGCATCGTCGAAGACACCACCCCCCTGACATTCCCGTTTAAAAGCGCCAAGGACTTGCTCGGTCATTGCGTCAAATATGGGCTGTCGATCAGCCAGGTGATGCTGACCAATGAAAGCGCCTGGCGGCCGGAAGCGGAAACCCGCGCCGGCCTGCTGAAAATCTGGCAGGTGATGCAGGACTGCGTCGCCGCCGGTTGCCGCAATGAAGGCATCCTGCCCGGCGGCCTGAAGGTCAAGCGACGGGCCGCCGCGCTGCACCGGCAACTGTGCAAGAACCCCGAATCATCATTGCGCGACCCACTGTCAGTGCTCGACTGGGTCAACCTCTACGCGCTGGCGGTCAACGAAGAAAACGCTAATGGCGGGCGCGTTGTGACCGCGCCGACCAATGGCGCCGCCGGGATCATTCCCGCCGTGCTGCATTACTACATGCGATTTATCCCGGGTTCGAATGACGACGGCGTCGTGCGTTTCCTGCTGACGGCCGCGGCCATCGGCATTCTGTACAAAGAAAACGCCTCGATCTCTGGCGCCGAAGTCGGCTGCCAGGGCGAAGTCGGCGTGGCGTGTTCGATGGCTGCGGGCGCTTTGTGCGAAGTCCTTGGCGGCACCGTGCAGCAAGTGGAAAACGCCGCCGAGATCGGCATGGAACACAACCTCGGCCTGACCTGCGACCCGATTGGCGGGCTGGTACAGGTGCCTTGCATCGAGCGCAACGCCATGGGCTCGGTCAAGGCCATCAATGCCGTGCGCATGGCCATGCGCGGTGACGGGCAACACTTCGTCTCCCTCGACAAGGTCATCCGCACCATGCGCCAGACCGGCGCCGATATGAAAAGCAAATACAAGGAAACCGCCCGCGGCGGTTTGGCGGTCAACATTATCGAGTGCTGA
- the gcvP gene encoding aminomethyl-transferring glycine dehydrogenase has translation MTEVNPAVVNVSTANEFIARHIGPRAGDEQAMLNSLGFDSLEALSASVIPDSIKGTSVLGLEDGLSEADALALIKSIAGKNQLFKTHIGQGYYGTHTPSPILRNLLENPAWYTAYTPYQPEISQGRLEALLNFQTLISDLTGLPIANASLLDEATAAAEAMTFCKRLSKNKGSHQFFASAHCHPQTLDVLRTRAEPLGIDVVVGDERELTDVSAFFGALLQYPASNGDVFDYSELTERFHAAHALVAVAADLLALTLLTPPGEFGADVAIGSAQRFGVPLGFGGPHAAYFSTKDAFKRDMPGRLVGVSVDRFGKPALRLAMQTREQHIRREKATSNICTAQVLLANIASMYAVYHGPKGLTQIANRVHHLTAILAKGLNALGLGVEQESFFDTLTVATGANTAKLHEQARAQQINLRVVDAERLGLSLDETTTQADVETLWGIFAEGKALPDFAALAASVVSTIPAALVRQSPILSHPVFNRYHSETELMRYLRKLADKDLALDRTMIPLGSCTMKLNAASEMIPVTWAEFGALHPFAPAEQSAGYQQLTDELEAMLCAATGYDSISLQPNAGSQGEYAGLLAIRAYHQSRGEDRRDICLIPSSAHGTNPATAQMAGMRVVVTACDARGNVDIEDLRAKAIEHREHLAALMITYPSTHGVFEEGIREICGIIHDNGGQVYIDGANMNAMVGLCAPGKFGGDVSHLNLHKTFCIPHGGGGPGVGPIGVKSHLTPFLPGHAQMERKEGAVCAAPFGSASILPITWMYIRMMGGAGLKRASQLAILNANYISRRLEEHYPVLYTGSNGLVAHECILDLRPLKDSSGISVDDVAKRLIDFGFHAPTMSFPVAGTLMIEPTESESKEELDRFCDAMIRIREEIRAVENGTLDKEDNPLKNAPHTAAELVGEWSHPYSREQAVYPVASLIEGKYWPPVGRVDNVFGDRNLVCACPSIESYA, from the coding sequence ATGACTGAAGTGAATCCTGCTGTTGTAAATGTAAGTACCGCCAATGAATTCATCGCCCGTCACATCGGCCCTCGTGCCGGTGACGAGCAAGCCATGCTCAACAGCCTTGGCTTCGACAGCCTGGAAGCCCTGAGCGCCAGCGTTATTCCCGACAGCATCAAGGGCACCAGCGTCCTCGGCCTGGAAGACGGTCTGAGCGAAGCCGATGCCCTGGCGCTGATCAAGTCCATCGCCGGCAAGAACCAGCTTTTCAAGACTCACATCGGCCAAGGCTACTACGGCACCCACACGCCGTCGCCGATCCTGCGCAACCTGCTGGAAAACCCGGCCTGGTACACCGCTTACACCCCGTACCAGCCAGAAATTTCCCAGGGGCGTCTCGAAGCGTTGCTGAACTTCCAGACCCTGATCAGCGACCTCACCGGCCTGCCGATCGCCAACGCTTCCCTGCTCGACGAAGCCACCGCCGCTGCCGAAGCCATGACGTTCTGCAAACGCCTGAGCAAGAACAAGGGCAGCCACCAGTTCTTCGCTTCCGCGCATTGCCACCCGCAAACCCTCGACGTACTGCGCACCCGTGCCGAGCCACTGGGCATCGACGTGGTGGTTGGCGACGAGCGTGAGCTGACCGACGTCAGCGCTTTCTTCGGCGCCCTGCTGCAATACCCGGCAAGCAACGGTGATGTGTTCGACTACAGCGAACTGACCGAACGCTTCCACGCCGCCCACGCGTTGGTTGCCGTAGCCGCTGACCTGTTGGCGCTGACCCTGCTGACCCCGCCAGGCGAATTCGGCGCCGACGTGGCCATCGGTAGCGCCCAACGCTTCGGCGTACCACTGGGCTTCGGTGGCCCGCACGCGGCCTACTTCTCCACCAAAGATGCGTTCAAGCGTGATATGCCAGGCCGTCTGGTCGGCGTATCCGTGGACCGTTTCGGCAAGCCGGCCCTGCGCCTGGCGATGCAGACCCGCGAACAACACATCCGCCGCGAGAAAGCCACGTCCAACATCTGCACCGCACAAGTGCTGCTGGCCAACATCGCCAGCATGTACGCCGTGTACCACGGTCCAAAAGGCCTGACGCAGATCGCCAATCGCGTGCATCACCTGACCGCGATCCTGGCCAAGGGCTTGAACGCTTTGGGCCTGGGCGTTGAACAGGAAAGCTTCTTCGACACTCTGACCGTAGCCACTGGCGCCAACACCGCCAAACTGCACGAACAGGCTCGCGCCCAGCAGATCAACCTGCGCGTGGTCGACGCCGAACGTCTGGGCCTGTCCCTCGACGAAACCACCACCCAGGCCGACGTTGAAACCCTGTGGGGCATTTTCGCCGAGGGTAAAGCACTGCCGGACTTCGCTGCTCTCGCCGCTTCGGTGGTCAGCACTATCCCGGCCGCGCTGGTGCGTCAATCGCCGATCCTCAGCCACCCGGTGTTCAACCGCTACCATTCGGAAACCGAGCTGATGCGCTACCTGCGCAAGCTCGCCGACAAGGACCTGGCACTGGACCGCACCATGATCCCGCTGGGCTCGTGCACCATGAAACTCAACGCCGCCAGCGAAATGATCCCGGTGACCTGGGCCGAGTTCGGCGCCCTGCACCCGTTCGCTCCAGCCGAGCAAAGTGCCGGCTACCAGCAACTGACCGACGAACTGGAAGCGATGCTCTGCGCCGCCACCGGTTACGACTCGATCTCGCTGCAACCGAACGCCGGTTCCCAAGGTGAATACGCCGGTCTGCTGGCTATTCGCGCCTATCACCAGAGCCGTGGCGAAGACCGTCGCGACATCTGCCTGATCCCGTCGTCGGCCCACGGCACCAACCCGGCCACCGCCCAAATGGCTGGCATGCGCGTTGTCGTGACTGCTTGCGATGCCCGTGGCAACGTTGACATCGAAGACCTGCGCGCCAAGGCCATCGAGCACCGCGAACACCTCGCCGCGCTGATGATCACCTACCCGTCGACCCACGGTGTGTTCGAAGAAGGCATCCGCGAAATCTGCGGCATCATTCATGACAACGGCGGCCAGGTGTACATCGACGGCGCCAACATGAACGCAATGGTCGGCCTCTGCGCCCCGGGCAAGTTCGGCGGGGACGTCTCGCACCTGAACCTGCACAAGACCTTCTGCATTCCACATGGCGGTGGCGGCCCGGGTGTCGGCCCGATTGGCGTGAAATCGCACCTGACTCCATTCCTGCCGGGCCACGCCCAGATGGAACGCAAGGAAGGCGCGGTCTGCGCAGCACCGTTCGGCAGCGCAAGCATTCTGCCGATCACCTGGATGTACATTCGTATGATGGGGGGCGCGGGTCTCAAGCGCGCTTCGCAGCTGGCAATCCTCAATGCCAACTACATTTCCCGTCGCCTCGAAGAGCACTATCCAGTGCTGTACACCGGCAGTAACGGCCTGGTCGCGCACGAATGCATCCTCGACCTGCGTCCGCTCAAAGACAGCAGCGGCATCAGCGTCGATGACGTGGCCAAGCGCCTGATCGACTTTGGTTTCCACGCCCCGACCATGTCGTTCCCGGTCGCTGGAACGCTGATGATCGAGCCGACCGAGAGCGAATCCAAGGAAGAGCTGGACCGCTTCTGCGACGCCATGATCCGCATCCGCGAAGAAATCCGCGCAGTGGAAAACGGCACCCTGGACAAGGAAGACAACCCACTGAAAAACGCTCCGCACACGGCGGCAGAGCTGGTCGGTGAGTGGTCCCACCCTTACAGCCGCGAGCAGGCCGTTTACCCGGTTGCCTCGCTGATCGAAGGCAAGTACTGGCCGCCGGTCGGTCGTGTCGACAACGTGTTTGGCGATCGCAACCTGGTGTGCGCCTGCCCGTCGATCGAAAGCTACGCTTAA